A single Xiphias gladius isolate SHS-SW01 ecotype Sanya breed wild chromosome 22, ASM1685928v1, whole genome shotgun sequence DNA region contains:
- the mios gene encoding GATOR complex protein MIOS codes for MSGSKPDILWSPHHPDRYVICDSELGLYRIGPVGSAETKAGTLPLSEETAATLLAINSDTPYMKCVAWYPKHEPECLLAVGQANGRVVLTSLGQSHNSTCKELVGKEFVPKHARQCNTLAWNPVDSNLLAAGLDKHRADFSVLIWDISSKFSPEASVAAEKNRLSSVDLDSSTVVTKPLYELGQNDACLSLCWLLRDPKLLLAGMHRNLAIFDLRNTSQKTFVNTKAIQGVTVDPHFHDRVASFFEGQVAIWDLRKFEKPVLTLTEQPKPLAKVAWCPTRTGLLATLTRDSNIIRLYDMQHTPTPIGDETEPTIIERSVQPCESQIGSFAWHPSSQNRMVVVSAANRVMTDFTVFERISLAWSSTTSLMWACGRHLYDCVEDGADGVESMIEKDIATKMRQRAQSRYGHDTVQVWRNHLLAGGNDPQLKSLWLDLFYMKQCAEDMELKLQGNKQSVVYSGIKNIVKTSSGTTESRRCWSGSDRQTDLPRYHSEERCLALRLCGWISRGPEIDVENFLRSLEQEREWERAAAVALFNLDIRRAIQILNKGATAEKGDLNLNVVAMALSGYTDEKASLWREMCSSLRLQLKNPYLCVMFAFLTSEPGAYDGVLYESSVAVRDRVAFACMFLSDAQLPRYIDKLTSEMKEAGNLEGILLTGLSKDGVDLMESYVDHTGDVQTASFCMLKGSPGEVLKDPRVQCWIENYRNLLDAWRFWHKRAEFDIHRGKLDPSSKPLAQVFVSCNFCGKSISYSCSAMPHQGRGFSQYGVSGSPTKSKVTSCPGCRKPLPRCALCLMNMGTPVSNCPGTGKSDEKVDLTRENKLAQFNNWFTWCHNCRHGGHAGHMLSWFRDHTECPVSACTCKCMQLDTTGNLVPSDSS; via the exons ATGAGTGGCTCAAAGCCAGACATCCTGTGGTCCCCCCACCACCCCGACCGCTATGTCATCTGTGACTCTGAGCTGGGACTGTACCGTATTGGACCTGTGGGCAGCGCAGAAACCAAGGCGGGCACACTCCCACTCTCTGAAGAAACTGCTGCTACTTTACTAGCAATTAACTCTGACACCCCTTACATGAAGTGTGTGGCCTGGTACCCGAAACATGAGCCTGAGTGTTTACTTGCCGTGGGCCAAGCTAATGGCAGGGTGGTGCTCACCAGCTTGGGCCAGAGCCACAACTCCACATGTAAGGAGCTGGTGGGGAAAGAGTTTGTGCCCAAGCATGCCCGCCAATGTAACACTTTAGCCTGGAACCCTGTGGACAGCAACTTGCTGGCTGCTGGGCTGGACAAGCACAGAGCAGACTTCTCTGTTCTCATATGGGACATCAGTAGTAAGTTTTCCCCAGAGGCGAGTGTAGCAGCTGAGAAGAATCGTCTCTCATCTGTGGATTTGGACTCTAGCACAGTAGTGACCAAACCCCTATATGAGCTAGGCCAGAATGATGCttgcctgtctctctgctggCTGCTTCGTGACCCCAAGCTGCTGTTGGCTGGCATGCACCGGAACCTTGCAATATTTGACCTGAGAAACACGAGCCAGAAAACATTTGTCAATACCAAGGCCATCCAGGGGGTGACAGTCGATCCACACTTCCATGACCGCGTGGCTTCCTTCTTTGAGGGCCAGGTGGCCATCTGGGATCTGAGGAAGTTTGAGAAGCCTGTGCTGACACTCACTGAGCAGCCGAAACCACTCGCCAAG GTGGCTTGGTGTCCAACTCGTACCGGCCTGCTGGCCACTCTGACACGTGACAGCAACATCATCCGCCTTTATGACATGCAACACACTCCTACGCCTATCGGTGATGAGACGGAGCCCACCATCATCGAGCGAAGCGTGCAGCCCTGTGAAAGCCAGATCGGCAGCTTTGCTTGGCACCCGTCCTCTCAGAACCGCATGGTAGTGGTGTCCGCAGCCAACCGCGTCATGACTGACTTCACCGTGTTTGAACGCATCTCACTGGCCTGGAGCTCCACCACCTCACTCATGTGGGCGTGCGGCAGACACCTGTACGACTGTGTCGAGGATGGGGCTGATGGAGTGGAGAGCATGATTGAGAAGGACATCGCCACTAAAATGAGGCAGAGGGCTCAGTCCAGGTACGGGCACGATACCGTCCAGGTGTGGAGAAACCACCTGCTTGCTGGGGGAAACGATCCCCAGCTCAAGTCTTTGTGGTTAGATCTGTTCT ATATGAAGCAGTGTGCAGAAGATATGGAGCTGAAACTGCAGGGGAACAAACAGTCTGTTGTCTACTCTGGTATCAAGAACATTGTCAAGACCAGCTCAG GCACAACAGAGAGCCGCAGGTGTTGGAGCGGCTCGGACCGCCAGACAGATTTGCCGCGGTACCACAGCGAGGAGCGCTGCCTCGCCCTGCGTCTCTGTGGCTGGATTAGCCGGGGTCCTGAAATCGACGTGGAGAACTTCCTGCGATCACTGGAGCAGGAACGTGAGTGGGAGCGGGCGGCTGCCGTCGCTCTGTTCAACCTGGACATCCGCCGGGCCATCCAGATCCTCAACAAGGGAGCCACTGCTGAGAAGG GTGACCTGAACCTGAATGTGGTTGCCATGGCTCTGTCAGGCTACACCGATGAGAAGGCCTCCCTGTGGAGGGAGATGTGCAGCTCTCTAAGGCTGCAGCTGAAGAACCCTTACCTCTGCGTCATGTTTGCCTTTCTCACCAGTGAGCCCGGTGCCTATGATGGCGTGCTG TATGAGAGCAGTGTCGCTGTGCGGGACCGAGTTGCCTTTGCCTGTATGTTTCTCAGCGACGCACAG CTGCCCCGATACATCGACAAACTAACCAGTGAGATGAAGGAGGCGGGCAACCTTGAGGGCATCCTTCTGACGGGGCTGAGTAAAGATGGCGTAGATCTTATGGAGAGCTACGTGGACCACACTGGAGACGTCCAGACTGCCAGCTTCTGCATGCTGAAG GGTTCCCCTGGTGAAGTGTTGAAGGACCCTCGAGTCCAGTGCTGGATAGAAAACTACCGCAACCTGCTGGATGCGTGGAGATTCTGGCACAAACGGGCCGAGTTTGACATCCATAGAGGCAAACTGGACCCCAGCTCCAAACCGTTAGCCCAG GTGTTTGTGAGCTGCAACTTCTGCGGGAAGTCCATTTCATACAGCTGCTCGGCGATGCCTCACCAGGGCCGCGGCTTCAGTCAGTACGGTGTCAGCGGCTCGCCCACCAAGTCAAAAGTCACCAGTTGCCCTGGCTGCAGGAAACCGCTGCCACGCTGTGCCCTCTGCCTCATGAACATGGGCACACCCGTTTCCAATTGCCCAG gaaCTGGGAAGTCAGATGAGAAGGTTGACTTGACCAGGGAGAACAAACTTGCTCAGTTCAACAACTGGTTCACCTGGTGTCACAACTGCCGACACGGTGGCCACGCTGGCCACATGCTCAGCTGGTTCAG AGACCACACAGAGTGCCCAGTGTCGGCTTGTACATGCAAATGCATGCAGCTGGACACCACAGGCAACCTGGTGCCTTCAGACAGCAGCTAA
- the LOC120784196 gene encoding glucocorticoid-induced transcript 1 protein isoform X1 encodes MSAPSNSLQQARVRRSNAGSPGSFNNSSCRLHPIRATVPYQLLRAGQSSPTRAQTLYGGATNSRGSSPPSSPTLSSGSANAKQRLSPENRDSSCPPDSPVSRAERSKLQVRSSSAIRRTSSLDAITGPYLTGQWPRDSHGPYPSCMKDKATQTPGLWIDEGAEQGSPHQRSASWGSADHLKEQIAKLRLQLQRSKQVSRQSKDREQSSLQLPQQAQHSTACQPQYKGTSSALSTIPVPKSLICRVPSSVEGINHELENVFIREDWEQGIQAMDVVDGRRPPFPPHRYSNSGDTRDTDTQAPSSGDSSPSPRPCSSDHLHSPDGSPCSAEEIDKDNVCSSPLPKFATSPKPNNSYMFKREPPEGCEKVKVFEELVSGKSKGFPLFSCPDKNKVNFIPRGSAFCPVKLLCSSLFSPVSPLSCSSANPSLHGNESPGPQVTPTLPTAPLPTFPASTDWSTDKSTGVNTDNSTDSQSPDTDVGKDGSAQVLLTS; translated from the exons ATGTCAGCCCCCAGCAACTCGCTTCAGCAGGCGAGGGTGAGACGCAGCAATGCGGGCTCCCCCGGATCGttcaacaacagcagctgccGTTTGCACCCCATCCGTGCCACCGTGCCCTACCAGCTCCTGCGTGCGGGTCAGAGCAGCCCGACGCGGGCGCAGACCCTCTACGGAGGAGCCACGAACAGCCGAGGCTCAAGCCCCCCATCCAGCCCGACACTCAGTTCAGGAAGTGCAAATGCAAAGCAAAGACTGTCCCCCGAAAATAGGGACTCCTCCTGTCCCCCAGATTCTCCAGTTTCCAGAG CAGAAAGGTCCAAGTTACAGGTTCGGAGTTCCAGTGCCATCCGGCGAACATCTTCCCTGGACGCCATCACAGGGCCATACCTCACCGGCCAGTGGCCTCGGGACTCCCACGGACCCTACCCTTCCTGTATGAAAGACAAAGCCACACAG ACTCCAGGTCTCTGGATTGACGAAGGAGCAGAACAGGGAAGTCCTCACCAGCGGTCAGCCTCCTGGGGCAGCGCAGACCACCTCAAAGAG cagATTGCTAAACTGAGACTGCAGCTGCAGCGCAGCAAACAGGTCAGCCGGCAGAGTAAAGACAGGgagcagagctcactgcagCTGCCGCAACAGGCGCAGCACAGCACTGCATGCCAACCTCAG TACAAGGGAACTTCATCTGCCTTGTCGACAATCCCTGTGCCAAAATCCCTCATATGCAGAGTGCCGAGCAGTGTGGAGGGCATCAACCACGAGCTAGAAAATGTGTTCATCAGAGAGGACTGGGAGCAGGGGATACAG GCCATGGATGTGGTGGATGGCCGTCGCCCCCCCTTCCCTCCGCATCGCTACAGCAACAGCGGGGACACGCGTGACACAGACACGCAGGCCCCTTCAAGCGGTGACTCCAGCCCGTCGCCCCGCCCCTGCAGCTCTGACCACCTCCACTCGCCTGACGGAAGCCCCTGTTCTGCAGAGGAAATTGACAAAG ACAATGTGTGCAGTTCTCCTCTACCCAAGTTTGCCACTTCTCCGAAACCTAACAACAGCTACATGTTTAAACGGGAACCTCCAGAGGGCTGTGAGAAGGTCAAAGTGTTTGAGGAGTTGGT GTCTGGCAAATCAAAAGGCTTCCCTCTCTTCTCGTGCCCGGACAAAAACAAGGTGAACTTCATTCCCAGGGGCTCTGCCTTCTGCCCTGTCAaactcctctgctcctctctcttctcccctgTTTCTCCCTTGTCCTGCTCCTCGGCCAACCCCAGTCTCCATGGCAACGAGAGCCCTGGGCCTCAGGTGACCCCAACTCTGCCTACTGCACCACTACCTACCTTTCCGGCCTCCACTGACTGGAGCACTGACAAAAGCACAGGCGTGAACACAGACAACAGCACAGACAGCCAGAGCCCCGACACAGATGTGGGGAAAGATGGCTCAGCACAAGTTCTCCTCACCAGCTAG
- the LOC120784196 gene encoding glucocorticoid-induced transcript 1 protein isoform X2, whose translation MSAPSNSLQQARVRRSNAGSPGSFNNSSCRLHPIRATVPYQLLRAGQSSPTRAQTLYGGATNSRGSSPPSSPTLSSGSANAKQRLSPENRDSSCPPDSPVSRAERSKLQVRSSSAIRRTSSLDAITGPYLTGQWPRDSHGPYPSCMKDKATQTPGLWIDEGAEQGSPHQRSASWGSADHLKEIAKLRLQLQRSKQVSRQSKDREQSSLQLPQQAQHSTACQPQYKGTSSALSTIPVPKSLICRVPSSVEGINHELENVFIREDWEQGIQAMDVVDGRRPPFPPHRYSNSGDTRDTDTQAPSSGDSSPSPRPCSSDHLHSPDGSPCSAEEIDKDNVCSSPLPKFATSPKPNNSYMFKREPPEGCEKVKVFEELVSGKSKGFPLFSCPDKNKVNFIPRGSAFCPVKLLCSSLFSPVSPLSCSSANPSLHGNESPGPQVTPTLPTAPLPTFPASTDWSTDKSTGVNTDNSTDSQSPDTDVGKDGSAQVLLTS comes from the exons ATGTCAGCCCCCAGCAACTCGCTTCAGCAGGCGAGGGTGAGACGCAGCAATGCGGGCTCCCCCGGATCGttcaacaacagcagctgccGTTTGCACCCCATCCGTGCCACCGTGCCCTACCAGCTCCTGCGTGCGGGTCAGAGCAGCCCGACGCGGGCGCAGACCCTCTACGGAGGAGCCACGAACAGCCGAGGCTCAAGCCCCCCATCCAGCCCGACACTCAGTTCAGGAAGTGCAAATGCAAAGCAAAGACTGTCCCCCGAAAATAGGGACTCCTCCTGTCCCCCAGATTCTCCAGTTTCCAGAG CAGAAAGGTCCAAGTTACAGGTTCGGAGTTCCAGTGCCATCCGGCGAACATCTTCCCTGGACGCCATCACAGGGCCATACCTCACCGGCCAGTGGCCTCGGGACTCCCACGGACCCTACCCTTCCTGTATGAAAGACAAAGCCACACAG ACTCCAGGTCTCTGGATTGACGAAGGAGCAGAACAGGGAAGTCCTCACCAGCGGTCAGCCTCCTGGGGCAGCGCAGACCACCTCAAAGAG ATTGCTAAACTGAGACTGCAGCTGCAGCGCAGCAAACAGGTCAGCCGGCAGAGTAAAGACAGGgagcagagctcactgcagCTGCCGCAACAGGCGCAGCACAGCACTGCATGCCAACCTCAG TACAAGGGAACTTCATCTGCCTTGTCGACAATCCCTGTGCCAAAATCCCTCATATGCAGAGTGCCGAGCAGTGTGGAGGGCATCAACCACGAGCTAGAAAATGTGTTCATCAGAGAGGACTGGGAGCAGGGGATACAG GCCATGGATGTGGTGGATGGCCGTCGCCCCCCCTTCCCTCCGCATCGCTACAGCAACAGCGGGGACACGCGTGACACAGACACGCAGGCCCCTTCAAGCGGTGACTCCAGCCCGTCGCCCCGCCCCTGCAGCTCTGACCACCTCCACTCGCCTGACGGAAGCCCCTGTTCTGCAGAGGAAATTGACAAAG ACAATGTGTGCAGTTCTCCTCTACCCAAGTTTGCCACTTCTCCGAAACCTAACAACAGCTACATGTTTAAACGGGAACCTCCAGAGGGCTGTGAGAAGGTCAAAGTGTTTGAGGAGTTGGT GTCTGGCAAATCAAAAGGCTTCCCTCTCTTCTCGTGCCCGGACAAAAACAAGGTGAACTTCATTCCCAGGGGCTCTGCCTTCTGCCCTGTCAaactcctctgctcctctctcttctcccctgTTTCTCCCTTGTCCTGCTCCTCGGCCAACCCCAGTCTCCATGGCAACGAGAGCCCTGGGCCTCAGGTGACCCCAACTCTGCCTACTGCACCACTACCTACCTTTCCGGCCTCCACTGACTGGAGCACTGACAAAAGCACAGGCGTGAACACAGACAACAGCACAGACAGCCAGAGCCCCGACACAGATGTGGGGAAAGATGGCTCAGCACAAGTTCTCCTCACCAGCTAG